The following are from one region of the Anomaloglossus baeobatrachus isolate aAnoBae1 chromosome 1, aAnoBae1.hap1, whole genome shotgun sequence genome:
- the MOGS gene encoding mannosyl-oligosaccharide glucosidase isoform X1 has product MRPRSPRGVVTGLMWISQSGAPSLRHTCEQGDGLARYGWLMHDGLNFGIQEIKDSGFTLRTEVVKRPGGQHGGDWSWRIVGTPDDVSSPPRLVSILFYVATDGQGSLTPHLDGRDRVSSLTGTSEELGRFRIHLPKPAGGGGGQISYNHLVTVCPGLHHLTDVVRSSMRDRFTHPAANPSNKQRYFGLDTYHPPSHPGSDHSQVVIHQVTLFLPAQVEILFESDSFTQRPGSLSGAAFSTELEMHQGSFEDRFRERFHLEQKGFLPEQVSFAQAALSNMLGGMGYFYGSSLVQSRYNPEPVFYPPAPLYTAVPSRSFFPRGFLWDEGFHLLLIARWDPTLAWQSLAHWLDLMNADGWIPREQILGDEARSKVPAEFVVQWAENANPPTLFLALQQLLADGLVSSEGLQFLRRAFPRLQTWYNWFNDTQSGLLPYTYRWRGRDRDTLRFLNPKTLTSGLDDYPRASHPSDDERHVDLRCWITLASEVMATICRLLGEDGQRYVESHEALADNVLLDKLHWSERLGAYADYGNHTQNVALEWERPRPVPGQDPRSVPPPRLIRVVRKSPKLQLVGALGYVSLFPFILQILSPDSPNLGRLLDHLRDADRLWTPYGIRSLSKSNPMFMQRNTEHDPPYWRGPIWININYLVVRALHRYGHMDGPYRERALGLYRELRINLISNLYRQYKESGFLWEQYNDQTGRGQGCHPFTGWSSLVVLVMAEEY; this is encoded by the exons ATGAGGCCGCGCAGCCCGCGGGGGGTGGTGACAG GGCTGATGTGGATCTCGCAGTCGGGGGCCCCGTCCCTCCGTCACACGTGTGAGCAGGGCGATGGTCTGGCGCGGTACGGGTGGCTGATGCACGATGGACTGAACTTCGGCATCCAGGAGATCAAAGACTCTGGGTTCACCCTGCGGACGGAGGTTGTGAAGAGACCTGGAGGGCAACATGGCGGAGACTGGAGCTGGAGGATAGTGGGGACCCCTGAT GACGTGTCATCCCCTCCACGGCTCGTGTCCATCTTGTTCTATGTGGCCACAGACGGTCAGGGCTCGCTGACTCCTCACCTGGACGGAAGAGATCGCGTGAGCTCGCTGACGGGAACATCTGAGGAACTGGGGAGGTTTCGCATCCACCTTCCCAAACCAGCAGGAGGTGGTGGAGGACAGATCAG TTATAACCACCTGGTGACGGTTTGCCCCGGACTTCACCACCTCACGGACGTTGTGCGGAGTAGTATGAGGGATCGCTTTACTCACCCTGCTGCCAATCCCAGCAATAAGCAGCGTTACTTCGGCCTCGATACCTATCACCCACCTTCTCATCCCGGCTCGGATCACTCCCAAGTCGTCATTCACCAGGTCACCTTGTTTCTTCCTGCTCAGGTAGAGATCCTGTTCGAGTCGGACAGTTTCACCCAGCGACCAGGGTCTTTGTCTGGTGCAGCATTCTCTACGGAGCTGGAGATGCATCAGGGAAGTTTTGAGGATCGCTTCCGGGAACGCTTCCATCTAGAGCAGAAAGGCTTCCTCCCAGAGCAGGTGTCCTTTGCTCAAGCTGCACTTTCTAATATGTTGGGGGGCATGGGCTACTTCTATGGAAGCTCCCTAGTGCAGTCACGGTACAATCCAGAACCTGTGTTCTATCCTCCAGCGCCTCTGTATACTGCCGTCCCATCCCGCTCCTTCTTTCCCCGAGGCTTCTTGTGGGATGAGGGTTTCCACTTGCTGCTCATTGCTCGTTGGGACCCTACCTTGGCCTGGCAGTCTCTGGCACACTGGCTGGACCTGATGAATGCAGATGGCTGGATTCCCCGGGAGCAGATTCTGGGAGATGAGGCTCGCAGTAAAGTACCTGCTGAGTTTGTAGTCCAGTGGGCCGAGAATGCCAACCCTCCTACTCTGTTCCTGGCCCTGCAGCAGCTACTGGCCGATGGGTTGGTGTCATCCGAGGGACTGCAGTTTCTTCGCAGGGCTTTTCCTCGCCTACAGACCTGGTACAATTGGTTCAATGACACTCAGAGCGGTCTTCTCCCATATACCTATCGTTGGCGTGGACGGGACAGGGACACCTTGCGTTTCCTAAACCCAAAGACTCTGACATCCGGCTTGGATGACTATCCTCGAGCATCACACCCATCAGATGATGAGCGGCATGTGGACCTACGATGTTGGATAACCCTGGCTTCTGAAGTCATGGCCACCATCTGTAGGCTGCTTGGAGAAGATGGCCAGCGGTACGTGGAGTCTCACGAGGCTCTTGCAGACAATGTGTTACTGGACAAGCTTCACTGGTCTGAGAGACTTGGTGCATATGCCGATTATGGTAATCACACCCAGAATGTGGCCCTTGAATGGGAGCGACCTCGGCCAGTTCCTGGACAAGACCCTCGTAGTGTTCCACCCCCAAGATTAATCAGAGTAGTAAGGAAATCCCCAAAATTGCAGCTTGTCGGTGCCCTCGGCTACGTCTCTCTCTTCCCCTTCATTCTTCAGATTTTATCTCCAGATTCACCCAACCTTGGCCGTCTCCTAGATCACCTGCGAGATGCCGACAGGTTGTGGACGCCGTATGGTATCCGGTCCTTGTCTAAGAGCAATCCTATGTTTATGCAGCGTAACACTGAGCATGACCCTCCATACTGGAGGGGCCCTATATGGATTAATATTAACTACCTGGTGGTCAGAGCCTTGCACAGGTACGGTCACATGGATGGTCCATACCGGGAACGGGCGCTTGGCTTGTACCGGGAGCTGCGCATCAATCTCATCTCTAATCTATACCGACAGTACAAAGAGAGCGGCTTCTTATGGGAACAGTATAATGACCAGACCGGCCGGGGACAAGGCTGTCACCCATTCACGGGCTGGAGCTCACTGGTCGTACTGGTAATGGCAGAAGAATACTGA